One window from the genome of Pararhizobium gei encodes:
- the lptG gene encoding LPS export ABC transporter permease LptG, producing MIVSTLGRYFFRRYAITTFWFLSGIFALIFIIDFSEMSNRMSQLPRYSLLGALLMTTFRIPMILQQTVPFVALFAGMASLISLNRRYELVVTRAAGISAWQFLQPFVIGAFLFGVLTVIVLNPVASWGTKQAEALEAEWGSSSSSSSAISIPWLRQIYEKDDAIIGARSVQDEGRTLVNVTVIHFDPQGAIVSRQDAATAKLEDGYWLLNGVTETRNGQLPRRLATAQLPTHLKPEFVAETLSKADSIQFFDLPHKIEVAKSFGFSTYAMETQFHTMLALPLLLVAMTLIAASVSLKFSRFNQSRPVILGGILSGFVLYVVTVLVKAFGSSGIVPPFVAAWLPVVVAMALGSTILLHEEDG from the coding sequence ATGATTGTTTCGACGCTCGGCCGCTATTTTTTCAGGCGCTACGCCATCACCACGTTCTGGTTTCTGTCCGGCATTTTTGCACTGATTTTCATCATCGATTTCAGTGAGATGTCCAACCGGATGTCCCAGTTGCCGCGCTACTCTCTGCTCGGCGCGCTGCTGATGACAACGTTTCGCATTCCGATGATCCTGCAACAGACCGTGCCCTTCGTCGCCCTGTTTGCCGGCATGGCGTCTCTGATCTCGCTGAACCGCCGCTATGAACTGGTCGTGACCCGCGCCGCCGGGATCTCCGCCTGGCAGTTCCTGCAGCCTTTCGTTATCGGCGCGTTCCTGTTCGGCGTTCTCACCGTCATTGTTCTCAACCCGGTCGCCTCCTGGGGCACGAAACAGGCCGAGGCGCTGGAGGCAGAATGGGGAAGCTCGTCCTCATCATCGTCGGCAATCTCGATTCCCTGGCTGCGACAGATCTACGAAAAAGACGATGCCATTATCGGCGCCCGCTCGGTCCAGGATGAAGGCAGAACACTCGTGAACGTCACGGTGATCCATTTCGATCCGCAGGGGGCGATCGTTTCGCGACAGGATGCAGCCACGGCAAAACTCGAAGATGGTTACTGGCTGCTTAACGGCGTAACCGAAACGCGCAATGGTCAGTTGCCGCGCCGTCTCGCAACGGCACAGTTGCCCACACATCTGAAGCCGGAATTCGTCGCCGAAACACTGTCGAAGGCTGATTCCATTCAGTTTTTTGACCTGCCGCACAAAATCGAAGTGGCGAAATCCTTTGGGTTTTCAACCTATGCCATGGAAACCCAGTTTCACACCATGCTGGCTCTTCCCCTCCTTCTGGTGGCGATGACACTTATCGCCGCCAGCGTCTCCTTGAAATTTAGCCGGTTTAACCAATCGCGCCCGGTGATTCTCGGTGGAATCCTTTCGGGCTTCGTGCTTTATGTCGTCACCGTGCTTGTCAAAGCATTCGGGAGCAGCGGCATTGTGCCTCCGTTCGTTGCAGCCTGGCTGCCAGTTGTTGTAGCGATGGCGCTGGGCTCGACGATTCTATTGCATGAGGAGGATGGCTAG
- the lptF gene encoding LPS export ABC transporter permease LptF, translating into MKLIERYILRRATGMFLATLLPLLAIVWTTQALSSVNLVTDSGQSTVAFLRLATLILPSIVPLILPFALVIGVAQTLTAMNADSELTVLNAAGSSRTTIIRPVLYLGIALSFASFTVDNFVEPYSRMAVRQMIATAHADLLSSVVQENTFRKVADGLYVQVASRRNGGVLNGIFVADSRDPAYELVYYAREGAVDDSGSALVMKDGEVHRKLPDGNVSIIKFDSYAFDLTDLTKMAGEATIRAKDRDLPFLLDPDRQDAVYKKNPMAFTAELHRRLTEWTFPLLFALVTLVVSSDARTHREARMHPMITAMLICLVIRWATFYAGNSAEDSRAFIPIMYLIPLATGALAIRQLASNRRLEIPQTLDQKVNEALARLGLGRFARSADGKRAP; encoded by the coding sequence ATGAAATTGATCGAGCGTTATATCCTGCGACGGGCAACTGGCATGTTCCTGGCGACACTGCTGCCGCTGCTTGCGATCGTCTGGACGACGCAGGCGCTGAGCAGTGTCAATCTGGTCACCGACAGCGGCCAATCAACCGTAGCCTTCCTGCGGCTCGCGACCCTCATCCTGCCGTCGATCGTACCGCTGATCCTGCCATTTGCTCTGGTTATTGGCGTGGCGCAGACGCTGACGGCGATGAACGCCGATTCCGAACTTACGGTCCTCAATGCCGCCGGCAGCTCGCGGACGACCATCATCCGTCCGGTGCTTTATCTCGGAATTGCTCTCAGCTTCGCCTCCTTTACGGTCGATAATTTCGTCGAGCCCTATTCGCGCATGGCTGTCCGGCAGATGATCGCCACGGCTCACGCCGATCTTCTGTCGTCCGTCGTCCAGGAAAATACCTTCCGAAAGGTCGCGGACGGTCTGTACGTCCAGGTGGCTTCGCGGCGAAACGGTGGCGTTCTGAACGGCATTTTCGTGGCCGATTCCCGCGATCCGGCCTATGAACTCGTCTATTACGCCCGCGAAGGCGCCGTCGATGACAGTGGCTCGGCCCTGGTGATGAAGGATGGCGAAGTTCACCGCAAACTGCCGGACGGCAACGTCTCGATCATCAAGTTCGATTCCTACGCCTTCGATCTGACGGACCTGACCAAGATGGCGGGAGAAGCCACGATTCGCGCCAAGGACCGCGATCTCCCGTTCCTGCTTGATCCGGACCGGCAGGACGCGGTGTACAAGAAGAACCCGATGGCATTCACCGCGGAACTGCACAGGCGGCTGACGGAGTGGACCTTTCCGCTGCTGTTTGCCCTGGTGACCCTGGTCGTCAGTAGCGATGCCCGTACACACCGCGAGGCACGCATGCACCCGATGATCACAGCCATGCTGATATGCCTGGTCATTCGCTGGGCGACATTCTATGCTGGCAACAGCGCCGAGGACTCGCGCGCCTTTATTCCGATCATGTATCTGATCCCGCTGGCGACCGGCGCTCTGGCCATCCGGCAGCTGGCAAGCAACAGACGCCTGGAAATTCCTCAGACGCTGGACCAGAAAGTCAACGAGGCCCTTGCACGGCTGGGTCTCGGCCGGTTTGCCCGTTCCGCCGACGGAAAGCGCGCGCCATGA
- a CDS encoding leucyl aminopeptidase, with amino-acid sequence MSMKFEIGFSKSARLSGGLAILLKTVDEKEAAGAAEVDPDAVIAKAARIAKFKGKSLATLDIIAPQGSPVDRILVLGLGDGATMTAYDWLKAGGAAAAKIRGAEKVAVFLDVPGLDVSGKGAADFALGMEMNAYTFDTYKTTKKDDDDQKAPARPVKVTIVTEAATEAKRASANTQAVAEGVIMARTLVNEPANVLGPVEFAAKAKELEKLGVEVEILTEREMKKLGMGALLGVAQGSVRPPRLAIMQWKGGKPKDRPVAFVGKGVVFDSGGISIKPGAGMEDMKGDMGGAAAVTGVMHVLATRKAKANVIGIIGLVENMPDGNAQRPGDIVTSMSGQTIEIINTDAEGRLVLCDALWYCNDRFKPQAMINLATLTGAVMVALGSHHAGLFSNDDALAGQLTVAGAVTQERVWRLPLGKEYDKMIDSKFADMKNTGGRYAGSITAAQFLKRFVKDTPWAHLDIAGTAMGSPTDEINQSWASGFGVRLLDEFVRANYEN; translated from the coding sequence ATGTCGATGAAATTTGAGATCGGTTTCAGCAAATCAGCCCGCCTGTCCGGCGGACTTGCCATTCTGCTGAAGACCGTTGATGAAAAAGAGGCCGCAGGGGCCGCGGAAGTCGATCCGGATGCCGTGATCGCGAAGGCGGCCCGGATCGCAAAGTTCAAGGGCAAATCCCTGGCGACCCTCGACATTATCGCGCCGCAGGGATCGCCGGTGGACCGCATTCTGGTGCTCGGCCTTGGCGACGGCGCAACGATGACGGCGTATGACTGGCTGAAGGCGGGGGGTGCCGCTGCCGCAAAAATCCGCGGCGCCGAAAAAGTAGCGGTTTTCCTCGATGTGCCGGGTCTCGATGTGTCCGGCAAGGGGGCGGCCGATTTCGCGCTTGGCATGGAAATGAACGCCTATACCTTCGATACCTACAAGACCACCAAGAAGGACGACGACGACCAGAAAGCCCCGGCGAGGCCTGTCAAGGTAACCATCGTCACCGAGGCTGCGACGGAGGCGAAGCGTGCCTCTGCCAATACACAGGCGGTCGCCGAGGGCGTCATCATGGCGCGAACCCTCGTCAACGAACCGGCAAACGTGCTTGGCCCCGTGGAATTCGCGGCAAAGGCCAAGGAGCTCGAAAAGCTCGGTGTCGAGGTGGAAATCCTCACCGAGCGCGAGATGAAGAAGCTCGGCATGGGCGCTCTGCTGGGTGTGGCGCAAGGTTCGGTGCGGCCGCCGCGGCTGGCGATCATGCAATGGAAGGGCGGTAAGCCCAAGGATCGGCCCGTCGCCTTCGTCGGCAAGGGCGTCGTCTTCGACAGTGGCGGTATCTCGATCAAGCCGGGCGCCGGCATGGAGGACATGAAGGGCGATATGGGGGGGGCTGCCGCCGTGACCGGCGTCATGCATGTTCTGGCGACGCGCAAGGCGAAAGCCAACGTCATCGGCATCATCGGTCTTGTGGAAAACATGCCCGATGGCAATGCCCAGCGGCCGGGCGACATCGTTACATCCATGTCGGGCCAGACCATCGAGATCATCAATACCGATGCGGAAGGCCGGCTCGTGCTGTGCGACGCGCTCTGGTACTGCAACGACCGCTTCAAGCCGCAGGCGATGATCAATCTGGCGACACTAACGGGGGCCGTCATGGTGGCGCTCGGCAGCCATCACGCCGGACTTTTCTCGAACGACGACGCTTTGGCCGGTCAATTGACGGTGGCTGGCGCGGTAACCCAGGAGCGCGTCTGGCGCCTGCCGCTCGGCAAGGAATATGACAAGATGATCGACAGCAAGTTCGCCGACATGAAGAACACCGGCGGCCGCTATGCCGGCTCGATCACCGCCGCGCAGTTCCTGAAACGCTTCGTCAAGGACACGCCCTGGGCGCATCTCGACATCGCCGGCACGGCCATGGGCTCGCCAACCGACGAGATCAACCAGTCCTGGGCCTCGGGTTTCGGGGTTCGCCTGCTCGATGAATTTGTCCGCGCCAACTACGAGAACTGA
- a CDS encoding DNA polymerase III subunit chi, giving the protein MTEILFYHLTESKLEDALPPLLDKSVERGWRVVVQTADEARRDALDTHLWTYRDDSFLPHGTDAAEFAEEQPILLTAGEGGGNGATVRFIIDGATPPPVGGYERVVFMFDGYDQTQLERARAHWKTLKGEGHALTYWQQNQDGRWVKKG; this is encoded by the coding sequence GTGACGGAAATCCTGTTCTATCACCTGACCGAATCGAAGCTCGAAGACGCGCTTCCGCCGCTGCTCGACAAAAGCGTCGAGCGCGGCTGGCGCGTCGTCGTGCAGACGGCGGACGAGGCGCGCCGCGACGCCTTGGACACGCATTTGTGGACCTACCGCGACGACAGCTTTCTGCCGCATGGGACCGATGCCGCGGAATTCGCCGAGGAACAGCCTATCCTGCTAACGGCCGGCGAGGGTGGTGGAAACGGGGCTACCGTCCGCTTCATCATCGACGGCGCGACACCTCCGCCTGTCGGCGGCTATGAGCGGGTCGTGTTCATGTTCGATGGATATGACCAGACGCAGCTGGAGCGCGCGCGGGCGCACTGGAAGACGCTGAAAGGCGAGGGGCATGCACTGACCTACTGGCAGCAGAACCAGGACGGGCGGTGGGTGAAGAAGGGGTAA
- a CDS encoding DUF2442 domain-containing protein gives MADVTDAELTQAKARWETERAERPIPAAVRFDSLSERMIVDFTNGASFIFPARAVEGLERATTAQLAEVELLGETGLHWESLDLDYTIVGLMNGIFGTKVFMESQRRGGQSRSAAKIAASRANGAKGGRPKKWV, from the coding sequence ATGGCTGACGTCACTGACGCGGAACTCACGCAAGCGAAGGCCCGTTGGGAAACCGAACGCGCCGAGCGCCCGATTCCTGCTGCAGTCCGATTTGATAGCCTCTCCGAACGGATGATCGTTGATTTCACCAACGGTGCGTCGTTTATCTTCCCTGCCCGTGCGGTCGAGGGACTGGAACGTGCAACTACAGCACAGCTTGCTGAAGTCGAACTTCTTGGTGAGACTGGACTCCACTGGGAAAGCCTTGATCTCGACTATACCATTGTTGGTTTGATGAACGGCATATTCGGAACAAAGGTCTTCATGGAATCACAGCGCCGTGGGGGGCAATCTCGCTCTGCGGCCAAGATCGCGGCGAGCCGTGCGAACGGCGCCAAGGGTGGACGGCCCAAGAAATGGGTATGA
- a CDS encoding DUF4160 domain-containing protein — MVTILRQHGLRFVVYTADHEPPHAHVVGDGEARIDIVTLKVITQGGLSDRDVRKAVDVIEANRKLFLDAWRKYHG, encoded by the coding sequence ATGGTCACGATTTTGCGCCAGCATGGCCTCCGCTTCGTAGTCTACACGGCAGACCATGAACCGCCGCATGCGCATGTCGTCGGAGATGGCGAAGCACGAATCGACATCGTGACTCTGAAAGTCATTACTCAAGGCGGCCTATCCGACAGAGATGTCCGAAAGGCCGTCGATGTCATCGAAGCGAACCGGAAATTGTTTCTCGATGCCTGGAGAAAATATCATGGCTGA
- a CDS encoding Gfo/Idh/MocA family protein yields MSPIHISIVGVGKIVRDQHLPAIAKNADYRLIAAASRHGVVDGIDNFKSIEAMLEAVPAIDAVSLCMPPQYRYQAARVALEAGKHVFLEKPPGATLSEVADLEALAASKGLSLFASWHSRYAPAVEAAKAFLASTTINSVQVIWKEDVRHWHPNQDWIWAAGGLGVFDPGINALSIVTHILPNPLFITSATLEFPENRDAPIAASIAFTDARNLPVSAEFDWRQTGHQSWDIVAETEAGRMVLSEGGAKLSIDGSLVHDEPEQEYPALYARFAEIIKAKTSDVDLAPLRHVADAFMLGRRKFVDAFFD; encoded by the coding sequence ATGAGCCCCATCCATATCTCGATCGTCGGCGTCGGCAAGATCGTGCGCGACCAGCATCTCCCCGCCATCGCGAAAAATGCCGACTACCGGCTGATCGCCGCCGCCAGCCGTCACGGGGTGGTCGATGGCATCGACAATTTCAAGTCGATCGAAGCAATGCTGGAGGCCGTTCCGGCAATCGATGCCGTATCCCTTTGCATGCCGCCGCAGTACCGCTACCAGGCGGCGCGGGTCGCGCTGGAAGCCGGCAAGCATGTGTTTCTCGAAAAACCGCCGGGCGCTACGCTGAGCGAAGTCGCCGATCTCGAAGCCCTTGCCGCCTCGAAGGGTCTGTCGCTGTTTGCCAGCTGGCACTCGCGCTATGCGCCAGCCGTCGAAGCGGCAAAGGCCTTCCTCGCCTCGACCACGATCAACAGCGTCCAGGTGATCTGGAAGGAAGACGTGCGCCACTGGCATCCGAACCAGGACTGGATCTGGGCCGCCGGTGGTCTCGGCGTCTTCGATCCGGGCATCAACGCCCTTTCGATCGTCACGCATATCCTGCCAAACCCGCTGTTCATCACGTCCGCCACGCTCGAATTCCCGGAAAACCGCGACGCCCCGATCGCCGCTTCGATTGCCTTCACCGATGCGAGGAATCTTCCAGTCTCCGCCGAGTTCGACTGGCGCCAGACGGGTCACCAGAGCTGGGACATCGTCGCCGAAACCGAAGCCGGCCGCATGGTCCTTTCCGAAGGTGGCGCCAAGCTGTCGATCGACGGAAGCCTCGTGCACGACGAACCGGAACAGGAATATCCGGCGCTATACGCCCGTTTCGCCGAGATCATCAAGGCGAAGACATCGGACGTGGATCTGGCTCCACTCAGGCATGTGGCGGATGCGTTCATGCTGGGGCGGCGCAAGTTTGTGGATGCGTTTTTCGATTGA
- a CDS encoding type II toxin-antitoxin system VapB family antitoxin, producing the protein MPLYVRDESVNDLAIKAQRLMKTKTKTEAIRISLERAISTEENRPPLMERLKKIQDEFAAFEPRDRDFDQKAYLDEIWGND; encoded by the coding sequence ATGCCGCTCTATGTCCGCGACGAAAGCGTGAACGATCTGGCCATTAAGGCGCAGCGCTTGATGAAAACCAAAACGAAAACGGAAGCGATCCGGATTTCGCTGGAGCGCGCTATTTCCACTGAGGAAAATCGCCCGCCGCTGATGGAGCGGCTCAAGAAAATACAAGATGAGTTCGCCGCCTTCGAACCCAGGGACCGTGATTTTGACCAAAAGGCTTATCTGGACGAAATTTGGGGCAATGACTGA
- a CDS encoding GNAT family N-acetyltransferase encodes MPPIIRKASRDDLDTMIDWAAKEGWNPGLDDAPAFWAADPDGYWVSEEDGVAVAAISLVRYGEAYGFLGFYLARPDRRGQGIGHALWHAAVAEAGNRTIGIDGVVAQQENYNKSGFGYAHANFRYGGPVQCSVPPGTELVSISPIHVPMLADYDARFNPARRDAFLREWLKEGDSRESFALIRNGEVQGYGTIRACREGHRIGPLFADAETGADLIFRKLVSSVEGDQVFIDIPEPNTAARALCDRYNLKPVFETARMYRGPAPDLPLGQIYGITTFELG; translated from the coding sequence ATGCCCCCTATCATTCGGAAAGCCAGCCGCGACGATCTTGACACCATGATCGACTGGGCGGCGAAGGAGGGCTGGAATCCTGGCCTGGACGACGCGCCGGCCTTCTGGGCGGCTGATCCCGACGGCTATTGGGTCAGCGAGGAGGACGGCGTCGCGGTCGCGGCGATCTCGCTCGTCCGCTATGGCGAAGCCTATGGTTTCCTCGGGTTTTATCTCGCCCGGCCCGATCGTCGCGGTCAGGGAATCGGCCATGCGCTCTGGCATGCGGCGGTCGCGGAGGCCGGCAATCGCACGATCGGGATCGACGGTGTGGTGGCGCAACAGGAAAACTACAACAAGTCGGGCTTCGGCTATGCCCATGCCAATTTCCGCTATGGCGGCCCGGTTCAGTGCTCCGTTCCGCCGGGCACCGAGCTTGTGTCCATATCCCCGATTCACGTGCCGATGCTTGCCGATTACGATGCCCGGTTCAATCCGGCGAGGCGCGATGCCTTTCTGCGCGAATGGCTGAAGGAAGGAGACAGCCGCGAGAGCTTCGCTCTGATCCGCAACGGCGAGGTTCAGGGATACGGCACCATCCGCGCCTGCCGCGAAGGGCACAGGATCGGGCCGCTCTTTGCTGACGCCGAAACGGGGGCTGACCTGATCTTCCGCAAGCTTGTATCAAGTGTCGAGGGTGATCAGGTCTTCATCGACATCCCCGAGCCGAATACCGCTGCAAGGGCGCTCTGCGATCGCTACAATCTGAAACCGGTCTTCGAGACGGCCCGCATGTATCGCGGCCCGGCGCCGGATCTGCCGCTTGGACAGATTTACGGCATTACGACGTTTGAGCTGGGATAA
- the abc-f gene encoding ribosomal protection-like ABC-F family protein, translating to MITLTNLSARIAGRLLIDQANLALPAGIKAGLVGKNGAGKSTLFKIITGDMEAETGSVSIPKNARLGQVAQEAPGTEEPLIEIVLKADKEREALLAEAETATDPNRIGEIHMRLADIQAHSAESRAASILAGLGFDAAAQLRPASSFSGGWRMRVALAAVLFSEPDLLLLDEPTNYLDLEGTLWLEDYISKYPHTVIIISHDRDMLNTAVNAIVHLDQQKLTFYRGSYDQFERQRAEANELQAKAKVKNDAARKHLQAFIDRFKAKASKARQAQSRVKALERMGTVSAVIEDHVQGFKFPDPEKEAASPIIALESGAVGYTPGKPILQHLSLRIDTDDRIALLGSNGNGKSTFAKLISGRLPATGGSVQTAPGLKIGFFAQHQLDDLIPEHDAVEHVRQRMPGATEGKVRARVAQMGLATAKMSTPAKDLSGGEKARLLMGLAAFDAPNLLILDEPTNHLDIDSRNALIQALNEYSGAVILISHDRHLIEATADRLWLVKDGTVSNYDGDLEDYRSTIVQSSKTKGGKGKGNGGEEQLSKAEQRKANADKRATFAPLKKKINDAESLTSKLQKQIHSLDKELEDQEIYDKFPEKAAAKVKERAEVVAKLARAEEQWMTLSDEYEQAMAG from the coding sequence ATGATCACGCTCACGAACCTTTCCGCCCGCATCGCCGGGCGTCTCCTCATCGACCAGGCCAACCTGGCGCTTCCGGCAGGCATCAAGGCCGGCCTTGTCGGCAAGAACGGCGCCGGCAAATCGACCCTGTTCAAGATCATCACCGGCGACATGGAGGCGGAGACCGGTTCGGTCTCTATCCCGAAGAATGCCCGCCTCGGTCAGGTCGCTCAGGAAGCCCCCGGCACAGAGGAGCCTTTGATCGAGATCGTGCTGAAGGCCGACAAGGAGCGCGAGGCGCTGCTGGCCGAAGCAGAGACCGCCACCGACCCCAACCGCATCGGCGAGATCCACATGCGGCTTGCTGACATTCAGGCGCATTCGGCGGAATCGCGCGCAGCCAGCATCCTGGCCGGTCTCGGCTTCGACGCTGCGGCGCAATTGCGCCCCGCCTCGTCCTTCTCCGGCGGCTGGCGGATGCGGGTGGCGCTGGCGGCCGTCCTGTTTTCCGAACCGGACCTGCTGCTGCTCGACGAGCCGACCAACTATCTCGACCTCGAAGGCACGCTGTGGCTGGAGGATTACATCTCCAAATATCCGCACACGGTCATCATCATCAGCCATGACCGGGACATGCTGAACACCGCAGTGAACGCCATCGTCCATCTGGATCAGCAGAAGCTGACCTTTTACCGTGGCTCGTATGACCAGTTCGAACGCCAGCGTGCCGAAGCCAACGAGTTGCAGGCCAAGGCCAAGGTGAAGAACGATGCGGCGCGCAAGCATCTGCAGGCGTTTATCGACCGTTTCAAGGCGAAGGCCTCCAAGGCCCGTCAGGCACAGTCGCGCGTGAAAGCGCTGGAGCGTATGGGCACCGTCTCGGCCGTCATCGAGGATCATGTCCAGGGCTTCAAATTTCCGGATCCGGAGAAGGAAGCGGCTTCACCGATCATCGCGCTGGAAAGCGGTGCCGTCGGCTACACGCCTGGCAAGCCGATCCTGCAGCACCTGTCGCTACGCATCGACACCGACGACCGCATTGCGCTGCTCGGCTCGAACGGCAACGGCAAGTCGACCTTCGCCAAGCTGATCTCCGGCCGCCTACCGGCCACCGGTGGTTCCGTGCAGACGGCACCGGGATTGAAAATCGGCTTTTTTGCCCAGCACCAGCTGGACGACCTGATCCCGGAACACGATGCCGTCGAGCATGTGCGCCAGCGCATGCCCGGGGCCACCGAAGGCAAGGTGCGCGCCCGCGTCGCCCAGATGGGGCTAGCGACCGCCAAGATGAGCACGCCCGCCAAGGATCTCTCCGGTGGCGAGAAGGCCCGGCTGTTGATGGGGCTTGCCGCCTTCGACGCTCCGAACCTTCTGATCCTCGACGAGCCCACAAACCATCTGGACATCGACAGCCGCAATGCGCTGATCCAGGCACTGAACGAATATAGCGGCGCCGTCATCCTGATCTCCCATGATCGCCATCTGATCGAGGCGACGGCCGACCGGCTGTGGCTTGTCAAGGACGGCACCGTCTCCAACTATGACGGCGACCTCGAGGACTACCGCTCGACCATCGTCCAGAGTTCCAAGACCAAGGGCGGCAAGGGTAAAGGCAATGGCGGCGAGGAGCAGTTGAGCAAGGCCGAGCAGCGCAAGGCGAACGCCGACAAGCGCGCCACCTTCGCGCCGCTCAAGAAAAAGATCAACGATGCCGAATCCTTGACATCAAAACTGCAGAAACAGATTCACAGCCTCGACAAGGAACTTGAAGACCAGGAGATCTACGACAAGTTCCCGGAAAAAGCCGCCGCCAAGGTCAAGGAACGGGCCGAGGTGGTCGCCAAGCTCGCCAGGGCCGAGGAGCAGTGGATGACACTGTCCGACGAATATGAGCAGGCGATGGCGGGGTGA
- a CDS encoding DinB family protein — MLGHYRMFADYNRWANRLVYEAAATLTEAQYREGKGAFFGSLHATLNHILAADRIWMKRFTGAGDAPTSLDAILHDDLASLSPARAAEDDRIIAWVGSISETALARRFTYTPVSNPVPVTQRLAPALSHVFNHQTHHRGQCHMTLTALGNPSLSLDLAYFLRTPEGQGYAA, encoded by the coding sequence ATGCTTGGCCATTACCGCATGTTTGCCGACTACAACCGCTGGGCAAACCGGCTGGTCTATGAAGCCGCCGCGACGCTGACGGAGGCACAGTATCGCGAAGGCAAAGGCGCATTCTTCGGCTCGCTTCACGCGACGCTCAATCACATTCTGGCAGCCGACCGCATCTGGATGAAACGTTTCACCGGGGCAGGCGACGCTCCGACCTCGCTGGATGCCATTCTTCATGATGATCTTGCCAGCCTGTCCCCGGCACGGGCAGCGGAGGACGACCGGATCATCGCCTGGGTCGGCAGCATTTCCGAAACCGCACTTGCCAGGCGTTTTACCTATACGCCGGTCAGCAATCCGGTTCCCGTGACTCAAAGGCTCGCCCCTGCCCTTTCCCATGTCTTCAACCACCAGACCCACCATCGCGGCCAGTGCCATATGACGTTGACGGCGCTGGGAAACCCGAGCCTCAGCCTCGATCTGGCCTATTTCCTGCGAACGCCCGAGGGGCAAGGCTACGCGGCCTGA
- a CDS encoding glutathione S-transferase family protein, whose protein sequence is MTRILYALCGSDRSRPFSPHVWKTVLSLKHKGLDFDTAPVAFTEIPVIENEATTMVPLLRDGAHLVKDSFDIALYLEHAYPDRPSLFGGKGGEAMARFVESWSQTTLHTTLMRIIILDIHDRLDPVDQTYFRTSREARLGTTLEAFVEANGQAELDSLAEKLGPLRTTLKRQPFLGGETPLFADYIVFGALQWARITSPKALLQDGDPVKDWFERCLDLHGGAGRSVTAA, encoded by the coding sequence ATGACCCGCATTCTCTACGCCCTCTGTGGCTCCGACCGGAGCCGGCCCTTTTCTCCACATGTCTGGAAGACCGTTTTGTCGCTGAAGCACAAGGGGCTCGATTTCGACACGGCCCCGGTGGCCTTCACGGAGATCCCTGTCATCGAGAATGAAGCAACCACGATGGTCCCGCTGCTGAGAGATGGTGCGCATCTCGTCAAGGACAGCTTCGACATCGCGCTTTATCTGGAGCACGCCTATCCCGACAGGCCCTCTTTGTTCGGAGGCAAGGGCGGCGAGGCAATGGCCCGTTTCGTCGAAAGCTGGTCGCAGACCACGCTGCACACGACGCTGATGCGTATCATCATCCTCGATATCCATGACCGGCTGGACCCGGTGGACCAGACCTATTTCCGCACATCCCGCGAGGCACGTCTCGGAACCACTCTGGAAGCGTTCGTTGAGGCAAACGGGCAGGCGGAGCTGGACAGCCTGGCGGAGAAGCTCGGACCGTTGCGCACGACCCTGAAGCGGCAACCCTTCCTCGGCGGCGAAACGCCGCTCTTTGCCGACTATATCGTCTTCGGTGCCCTGCAATGGGCACGCATCACGTCGCCGAAGGCGCTTCTGCAAGACGGCGATCCCGTCAAGGACTGGTTCGAGCGCTGCCTCGACCTGCATGGCGGTGCCGGGCGCTCCGTGACAGCTGCGTGA
- the ndk gene encoding nucleoside-diphosphate kinase — MAIERTFSMIKPDATKRNLTGAITKMLEDAGLRVVASKRVWMSTRQAEGFYAVHKERPFFGELVEGMTSGPTIVQVLEGEGAILKNREIMGATNPANADEGTIRKTHALSIGENSVHGSDAPETAAQEIKYWFSDTEIVG, encoded by the coding sequence ATGGCGATTGAACGCACCTTTTCGATGATCAAGCCGGACGCCACCAAACGCAATCTGACGGGCGCCATCACCAAGATGCTCGAAGATGCCGGCCTGCGCGTCGTCGCTTCCAAGCGCGTCTGGATGAGCACGCGGCAAGCCGAAGGCTTCTACGCCGTTCACAAGGAGCGCCCGTTCTTCGGCGAACTGGTTGAAGGCATGACCTCCGGCCCGACCATCGTTCAGGTTCTGGAAGGCGAAGGCGCCATCCTGAAGAACCGCGAAATCATGGGCGCGACCAACCCGGCCAATGCTGACGAAGGCACGATCCGCAAGACCCATGCCCTGTCGATCGGCGAGAACTCGGTCCACGGTTCGGATGCTCCGGAAACCGCTGCGCAGGAAATCAAGTACTGGTTCTCGGACACCGAAATCGTCGGCTGA